Proteins found in one Triticum urartu cultivar G1812 chromosome 4, Tu2.1, whole genome shotgun sequence genomic segment:
- the LOC125553983 gene encoding phosphatidylinositol 4-phosphate 5-kinase 2-like yields MPPQAAAASQQGERCRHGQLPRWHGDEALPFYVPLRKRLSVDGKSPAPRICIWECDGEAGDITCDIVAAPFRRSCSARMTVQPPAPFFRTMTPPPPRPHRVLEEEEQQQEARRPGKAIRKGHRSHGLMLNLQLGISYSVGKSSALPFKKLLASDFDPREKVWTRFPPEGSKLTPPHHSLDFRWKDYCPAVFRHLRKLFGVDPADYMLAICGNDTLRELASPGKSGSCFFITQDDRFMIKTVKKAEVKVLIRMLRSYYEHVRLHKSTLLTRFYGTHCIKQVGCPKVRFVIMGNFCCSEYKIHRRFDLKGSSHGRTIDKTERKIDETTTLKDLDLDYAFRLQRFWYEELMKQIQMDCIFLETQGIMDYSLLLGVHFRNDLSVSKIGLSQPIALPRSTGKRKSFEGGGNFCEQCFMETGCRERDLITESRRPFVQLGMNMPAQAERSSKRMLDKFLLNERHLFIAAPSGGPCDVYLFFGIIDILQDYDITKKLEHAYKSFQANPGRISAVDPKLYSRRFQDFIRRVFVKQQQ; encoded by the exons ATgccgccgcaagccgccgccgcctcgcagCAGGGCGAGCGCTGCCGCCACGGCCAGCTCCCCCGCTGGCACGGCGACGAGGCACTGCCCTTCTACGTGCCGCTGCGCAAGCGCCTCTCCGTGGACGGCAAGTCCCCGGCGCCGCGGATATGCATCTGGGAGTGCGACGGCGAGGCCGGCGACATCACCTGCGACATCGTCGCCGCGCCCTTCCGCCGCAGCTGCAGCGCCCGGATGACGGTGCAGCCGCCGGCGCCCTTCTTCCGGACGatgacgccgccgccgccgaggccgcatAGGGtgctggaggaggaggagcagcagcagGAGGCCAGGAGGCCCGGCAAGGCCATCCGCAAGGGCCACCGGAGCCACGGCCTCATGCTCAACCTGCAGCTCGGCATAAG TTACTCGGTGGGGAAGTCGTCGGCGCTGCCGTTCAAGAAGCTCCTGGCCTCGGACTTCGACCCGCGGGAGAAGGTCTGGACGCGGTTCCCGCCGGAAGGCTCCAAGCTCACGCCGCCGCATCACTCGCTCGATTTCCGGTGGAAGGACTACTGCCCTGCCGTCTTCAG GCACCTGAGGAAATTGTTTGGGGTTGACCCTGCGGACTACATGCTTGCAATCTGTGGCAACGACACGCTCCGGGAGCTGGCGTCCCCCGGGAAGAGCGGGAGCTGCTTCTTCATCACCCAGGACGATCGGTTCATGATTAAAACCGTGAAGAAGGCCGAAGTGAAG GTTCTTATTAGGATGTTGCGGAGTTACTATGAACACGTCCGTCTGCATAAGTCCACCTTGTTGACAAGATTCTATGGCACGCATTGCATTAAGCAAGTTGGATGTCCCAAG GTCCGGTTCGTTATAATGGGCAATTTTTGCTGCTCGGAGTATAAGATTCACAGGCGTTTTGATTTGAAAGGTTCCTCACATGGTCGGACCATCGACAAAACGGAGCGAAAGATTGATGAAACCACTACTCTGAAGGACCTCGATCTCGATTATGCATTTCGGTTGCAAAGATTTTGGTATGAGGAACTTATGAA GCAAATTCAGATGGACTGCATATTCTTAGAGACACAAGGAATTATGGACTACAGCCTATTGTTAGGAGTTCACTTTCGTAATGATTTGTCTGTGTCTAAGATAGGCCTCTCTCAGCCCATTGCTCTGCCAA GATCAACTGGCAAAAGAAAATCATTTGAAGGCGGAGGCAATTTTTGTGAGCAATGCTTTATGGAAACAGGATGCAGAGAGAGGGATTTGATCACAGAATCCCG GAGGCCATTTGTGCAGCTGGGCATGAACATGCCCGCCCAGGCGGAGCGCAGCTCGAAGAGAATGCTCGACAAGTTCCTTCTGAACGAGAGGCACCTGTTCATAGCCGCGCCGAGCGGGGGACCGTGTGATGTCTACCTCTTCTTCGGGATAATCGACATCCTACAAGACTACGACATAACCAAGAAGCTGGAGCACGCCTACAAGTCTTT